In a genomic window of Sulfuriferula nivalis:
- a CDS encoding IS91 family transposase → MIRLAHIVATYAAKLLAQHGHHLLPSQQAALTAFQTCRSQMSPRMQLACDDCQTPSYLPHSCGHRHCPHCQAHESQRWIDQQLHKSIPANYFMLTFTVPAQLRTLAWQHQRVMYDLITRCAWETVNTFSQNDNKLRGSAGAVTVLHTHNRRLDYHPHVHLVMPAVAFNPKQRRMRHKHGNYLFNHKALAKVFRAKLLAGIRQAGLTLPNDYPTDWVVDCKAVGTGQHALIYLGRYLYRGVIQEKDILSDRHGQVTFRYRNSQTKQMETRTLSGVAFLRLILQHILPKGYRRARNFGYLHPNSKLLTQLQLTHLWRRNNPPPAQPRPAIRCQCCGGVMKIVRTRIKAIPLATSAPSIKREHRADDTGWETMR, encoded by the coding sequence ATGATCAGACTGGCGCACATCGTAGCAACCTACGCAGCTAAACTGCTTGCACAACACGGTCATCACCTATTGCCCAGCCAGCAAGCTGCCTTAACCGCCTTTCAAACCTGCCGTAGCCAGATGAGCCCGAGGATGCAACTTGCCTGTGATGATTGTCAAACACCCAGCTACCTGCCACATTCCTGCGGTCATCGGCATTGCCCGCATTGCCAGGCGCACGAATCACAGCGCTGGATAGACCAGCAATTACACAAATCCATCCCCGCCAACTACTTCATGCTCACCTTCACCGTGCCCGCCCAGTTGCGCACACTGGCCTGGCAACATCAGCGCGTCATGTATGACTTGATCACACGCTGCGCGTGGGAAACAGTCAACACCTTCAGCCAAAACGACAACAAGCTGCGCGGCAGCGCAGGGGCGGTGACTGTACTGCATACCCATAACCGCCGACTGGACTATCACCCCCATGTGCATCTCGTCATGCCCGCTGTCGCCTTTAACCCCAAACAGCGACGCATGCGTCATAAACACGGCAACTACCTGTTTAACCACAAAGCCCTGGCCAAAGTATTTCGTGCCAAATTACTGGCAGGCATCAGACAAGCAGGACTCACCCTGCCAAACGATTACCCGACCGATTGGGTGGTGGATTGCAAAGCCGTCGGCACTGGACAGCACGCTCTGATCTACCTTGGGCGCTATCTGTATCGGGGGGTGATACAGGAGAAAGACATCCTCTCCGACCGGCATGGTCAGGTCACCTTCCGTTACCGGAACAGCCAAACCAAACAAATGGAAACCCGTACCTTGAGTGGTGTAGCCTTCCTGCGACTGATACTGCAACACATTCTGCCCAAAGGCTACCGCCGCGCCCGCAACTTTGGCTACCTGCATCCCAATAGCAAACTACTCACCCAGCTACAGCTGACCCACCTATGGCGACGGAACAATCCGCCGCCAGCGCAACCCAGACCAGCGATACGTTGCCAATGTTGCGGTGGGGTGATGAAGATAGTGCGCACACGTATCAAAGCGATACCGCTAGCCACATCAGCCCCATCTATAAAACGGGAACACAGAGCAGATGACACAGGGTGGGAGACCATGCGCTAA
- a CDS encoding CoA-acylating methylmalonate-semialdehyde dehydrogenase, whose protein sequence is MTTQQATQQIVGHYIDGRNVAGSGERMGDIYNPATGKIQAQVSFATADEVRLAITAAEEAFPAWSATPPLKRARVMFKFKELLEQNSDELARAITLEHGKTINDARGEIIRGIEVVEFACGIPHLLKGEFSDQVGTGIDTHSMRQPLGVVAGITPFNFPIMVPLWMIPMALATGNTFVLKPSERDPSASLMLAELLAQAGLPAGVFNVVQGDKLAVDTLLEDKRVQAVSFVGSTPIAEYIYTTGTARGKRVQALGGAKNHLVVMPDADLDQVADALIGAGFGSAGERCMAITVAVAVGGVGPALVAKLAEKTRSIRINQGLDEEADMGPLVTPQHFAKVRDYVDSGVAEGATLVIDGRDFKLAGHEDGFFMGPCLFDNVTTDMKIYQEEIFGPVLSVMHVNDFETALKLINDHEFGNGVAIFTRDGDTAREFGRRVQVGMVGINIPLPVPIAFHSFGGWKRSLFGDHHVYGPEGVRFYTRLKTLTTRWPAGTRLAAEFVMPTMK, encoded by the coding sequence ATGACCACGCAACAAGCAACACAGCAGATCGTCGGCCACTATATAGATGGTCGCAACGTCGCAGGTAGCGGCGAGCGCATGGGCGACATTTACAACCCGGCAACCGGCAAGATACAAGCGCAGGTGAGCTTTGCCACCGCAGACGAAGTCCGTCTCGCCATCACCGCGGCAGAAGAAGCTTTCCCTGCATGGTCGGCTACACCGCCACTGAAGCGCGCTCGCGTCATGTTCAAATTCAAAGAATTGCTGGAACAAAACAGTGATGAGCTGGCACGCGCGATTACACTGGAACACGGCAAGACCATCAATGATGCCCGTGGTGAAATCATTCGTGGCATCGAAGTCGTTGAATTCGCCTGTGGTATTCCACATTTGCTCAAGGGCGAGTTCAGCGATCAGGTCGGTACCGGCATCGACACGCACAGCATGCGCCAGCCACTGGGCGTGGTTGCAGGCATCACCCCGTTCAACTTTCCGATCATGGTACCGCTGTGGATGATCCCGATGGCGCTCGCCACAGGCAATACTTTCGTACTCAAACCATCAGAGCGTGACCCCAGCGCCAGCCTGATGCTGGCCGAACTGCTGGCGCAGGCTGGTCTGCCAGCAGGGGTATTCAATGTAGTACAAGGCGACAAGCTTGCCGTCGATACACTACTGGAAGACAAGCGCGTACAAGCCGTGAGCTTCGTCGGCTCAACGCCAATTGCCGAATACATCTACACCACCGGCACTGCACGTGGCAAACGCGTACAGGCGCTGGGTGGTGCCAAAAACCATCTGGTAGTCATGCCTGATGCCGACCTTGATCAGGTTGCTGATGCACTCATAGGCGCTGGCTTTGGTTCGGCAGGCGAACGCTGCATGGCAATCACCGTCGCCGTTGCGGTAGGCGGCGTCGGCCCGGCACTGGTGGCAAAACTGGCAGAAAAAACCCGCAGCATACGTATTAACCAGGGCTTGGACGAAGAAGCCGATATGGGCCCGCTGGTCACCCCACAGCACTTTGCCAAGGTCAGAGATTACGTCGATTCCGGCGTCGCCGAAGGCGCCACACTGGTCATCGATGGCCGCGACTTCAAGCTGGCAGGGCACGAAGACGGGTTCTTCATGGGTCCTTGCCTGTTCGACAATGTCACCACCGATATGAAAATTTATCAGGAAGAGATATTCGGACCGGTGTTATCAGTTATGCACGTCAATGATTTCGAAACTGCACTGAAGCTAATCAACGACCATGAATTCGGCAATGGCGTTGCCATCTTCACGCGTGACGGCGATACTGCACGCGAATTTGGACGTCGGGTACAGGTCGGCATGGTCGGCATCAACATCCCACTACCAGTGCCGATTGCATTCCACAGCTTTGGCGGCTGGAAACGCTCACTGTTCGGCGACCATCACGTCTACGGTCCGGAAGGCGTGCGCTTCTACACCCGTCTCAAAACCTTGACCACACGTTGGCCAGCCGGCACCCGGTTAGCCGCAGAATTCGTCATGCCTACCATGAAATAG
- a CDS encoding aspartate aminotransferase family protein yields MSHLPNLDHYWLPFTANRQFKSMPRLFKAAKGNYYTTIDDRTLLDGTAGLWCVAAGHGREEIASAVAQQLRTLDYAPAFQNSHPLAFEAAERLAQFMPQGLDRIFFTGSGSESADTALKIALAYHRVTGNPLRNKLIGRERGYHGVNFGGLSVGGIAGNSKSFGNGLAGVDHIRHPLDIARNAFTRGLPQDGGIALANEFEQRITTLHDPATIAALIVEPMQGSAGVVLPPVGYLKRLREICDKYGILLIFDEVITGFGRLGTTFASDYFGVVPDIITCAKALTNGAVPMGAVAVKREIHDAFMSNSPANAIELPHGYTYSGHPVACAAAIATLDIFTNDKLVERSAGLSGHFELAAHSLKGIPYVKDIRNMGLVAGIELEPTPGRPGARAFATYLKCYEMGVLVRYTGDVIAISPPLTIEKHEIDRIFSCIAEALTELAAEGEQGMDPTRYLKNEQLWAAHQQEIHQQQATLEQTA; encoded by the coding sequence GTGTCACACCTGCCGAATCTCGATCACTACTGGCTGCCGTTTACTGCCAACCGCCAGTTCAAAAGCATGCCTCGTCTGTTCAAGGCAGCAAAGGGCAACTACTACACCACCATAGACGACCGCACGCTGCTCGACGGCACCGCCGGCCTGTGGTGCGTTGCCGCCGGCCATGGCCGCGAGGAAATTGCCAGTGCCGTAGCGCAGCAGTTGCGCACACTGGATTACGCTCCTGCTTTTCAGAACAGCCACCCGCTGGCGTTCGAAGCTGCGGAACGCCTGGCGCAATTCATGCCGCAAGGTCTCGACCGTATCTTCTTTACCGGCTCAGGCTCCGAGTCTGCCGATACCGCGCTGAAAATCGCACTGGCGTATCACCGCGTCACCGGCAATCCGTTGCGCAACAAGCTGATCGGACGCGAGCGCGGCTATCACGGCGTCAACTTCGGTGGGCTTTCAGTTGGCGGTATCGCCGGTAACAGCAAATCATTCGGTAATGGTCTGGCAGGCGTCGACCATATTCGTCACCCGCTGGATATCGCACGCAACGCCTTTACCCGCGGCTTGCCGCAGGATGGCGGCATCGCCCTCGCCAACGAATTCGAACAGCGCATCACCACCCTGCACGACCCGGCCACTATCGCCGCGCTGATTGTTGAGCCCATGCAAGGTTCGGCAGGCGTAGTATTACCGCCAGTAGGCTACCTCAAGCGCCTGCGCGAGATCTGCGACAAATATGGCATCCTGCTAATTTTCGACGAAGTCATTACCGGATTTGGTCGTCTCGGCACCACATTCGCCTCGGATTACTTTGGCGTCGTACCGGACATCATCACCTGCGCCAAAGCACTGACCAACGGTGCCGTGCCCATGGGTGCTGTCGCGGTTAAGCGCGAAATCCACGACGCGTTCATGAGCAACAGCCCGGCTAATGCCATAGAGTTGCCGCACGGCTATACCTACAGCGGGCACCCCGTCGCCTGTGCCGCAGCTATTGCCACACTCGACATATTCACCAATGACAAACTAGTGGAACGCTCCGCCGGCCTCAGCGGACACTTTGAACTAGCCGCGCACAGCCTGAAGGGCATCCCCTACGTCAAAGACATACGCAACATGGGTCTGGTGGCTGGTATCGAACTGGAGCCAACCCCGGGCAGACCAGGTGCGCGCGCATTTGCCACTTATCTCAAGTGCTATGAAATGGGAGTCCTGGTGCGTTATACCGGTGACGTCATCGCTATTTCGCCGCCGCTCACCATCGAGAAACACGAAATCGACCGTATTTTCAGCTGCATCGCTGAAGCCCTTACCGAACTTGCCGCCGAAGGCGAGCAAGGGATGGATCCAACCCGCTACCTCAAAAACGAGCAGCTATGGGCCGCACACCAACAGGAAATTCATCAACAGCAAGCCACTCTGGAGCAAACAGCATGA
- a CDS encoding cupin domain-containing protein — MDQEVGFRLRMVRLRRQLSQRALAKQAGVAHATISLIESGRTSPSVSALKRILAGIPMTLAEFFSDELPPVESNVFYRASELTEISGGDGISYRQIGSARAGHVLQILYERYEAGADTGLVMLRHEGEEGGIILSGQLEVTVGESTRVLSVGDAYYFNSRQPHRFRNVGAEVCTLVSSGSPPSF, encoded by the coding sequence GTGGATCAGGAAGTGGGTTTTCGTTTGCGCATGGTCAGATTGCGTCGTCAGTTATCACAGCGTGCTTTAGCCAAACAGGCGGGGGTCGCTCATGCGACTATTTCACTGATAGAGTCGGGGCGTACTTCACCCTCGGTGAGTGCGCTCAAACGCATACTGGCAGGCATACCGATGACGCTGGCGGAATTCTTCTCAGACGAATTGCCGCCTGTGGAAAGCAATGTGTTTTATCGTGCCAGCGAGCTGACCGAGATTAGCGGGGGCGACGGTATTTCTTACCGTCAAATCGGTTCAGCACGGGCGGGGCATGTGTTACAGATACTGTATGAGCGTTATGAAGCGGGTGCAGATACGGGGTTGGTGATGCTGCGACATGAAGGTGAAGAGGGTGGCATTATTTTGTCGGGTCAGCTGGAAGTCACAGTGGGTGAATCAACCCGCGTATTGAGTGTGGGTGATGCCTATTATTTCAACAGCCGCCAGCCCCATCGTTTTCGTAATGTGGGTGCGGAGGTTTGTACATTGGTGAGTTCAGGTAGTCCTCCATCATTCTAG